Proteins from one Anopheles nili chromosome 2, idAnoNiliSN_F5_01, whole genome shotgun sequence genomic window:
- the LOC128730487 gene encoding probable cytochrome P450 9f2: protein MEIDLMLLMPLVAILAAVYFYITKDNKYFHEKPIPSMAVEPLFGSSRRLMLKKTSFHEFIVDIYNKFPLVKVFGMMDITTRVFVVRDPELIKRIGVKDFDYFVNHRPVFGNSEDTHTTALFGKTLIALNDQRWRDMRATLSPAFTGSKMRQMFDLIVECSTNMVKYYRNEIRTAGGTKEQEMKDVFTRFANDVIATCAFGIKVDSLRNADNDFYLNGKKMMMFNRPIVMVKLIAFRVVPKLMSWLNIDLFDREQSAYFTEIIRDTVRTRDAHGIVRPDMVNLLMQARKGALKQQRETEDREEVKGFATVEESEVGRQQPSKGIPMTELEMVAQCLIFFLAGFDTVSTCLTFLAYELTVNREVQDRLYEEIRATSESLGGGPLTYDAVQGMQYMDMVVSEALRMWPPAPSTDRLCVRDYVVDDGDRLKFTMDKGTSVFIPISGLHHDPQYFPNPSKFDPERFSEANREKINPSTYLPFGIGPRNCIGSRFALMEVKSIIYYMLQEFSFERTPNTQVPLRLAKGFAGMRSEKGVFVEFRPRK, encoded by the exons ATGGAGATCGatctgatgctgctgatgccgCTGGTGGCCATCCTTGCCGCCGTTTATTTCTACATCACGAAAGATAACAAATACTTCCACGAGAAGCCCATTCCGTCGATGGCGGTGGAACCGCTGTTTGGAAGCTCCCGCCGAttgatgttgaagaagacGTCCTTTCACGAGTTCATCGTCGACATCTACAACAAGTTTCCGCTGGTGAA AGTGTTCGGCATGATGGATATTACAACGCGCGTGTTCGTTGTGCGGGATCCGGAGCTGATCAAGCGCATCGGTGTGAAGGATTTCGACTACTTTGTAAACCACCGGCCGGTATTCGGTAACAGCGAGGACACCCATACCACGGCTCTGTTCGGCAAAACACTGATCGCCCTCAACGACCAGCGATGGCGAGACATGCGGGCCACACTCAGCCCAGCCTTTACCGGAAGCAAGATGCGCCAGATGTTCGACCTGATCGTTGAGTGCAGCACCAACATGGTGAAGTACTACCGGAATGAGATTCGCACCGCCGGCGGCACGAAGGAACAAGAGATGAAGGACGTGTTTACGCGCTTCGCCAACGATGTGATTGCGACGTGCGCCTTCGGTATTAAGGTGGACTCACTACGTAACGCCGATAACGATTTTTATCTCAACGGCAAGAAGATGATGATGTTCAACCGTCCGATCGTGATGGTGAAGCTGATCGCGTTCCGGGTGGTACCGAAGCTGATGAGCTGGCTCAatattgatttgtttgataggGAGCAGAGCGCATACTTCACCGAGATCATCCGGGATACGGTGCGGACTCGAGACGCCCACGGTATCGTTCGGCCAGACATGGTCAATCTGCTCATGCAGGCACGCAAGGGCGCTCTCAAGCAACAACGCGAAACAGAAGATCGAGAAGAGGTGAAGGGCTTCGCCACCGTCGAGGAGTCGGAAGTGGGTCGACAACAACCGAGTAAGGGCATCCCGATGACGGAGCTGGAAATGGTGGCCCAATGTTTGATATTCTTCCTCGCTGGGTTCGACACCGTCTCCACCTGCTTGACATTCCTTGCATACGAACTCACGGTCAACCGCGAGGTACAGGATCGGCTCTACGAGGAGATCCGTGCGACAAGTGAGTCTCTCGGTGGAGGTCCTCTGACGTATGACGCTGTACAAGGCATGCAGTACATGGATATGGTGGTGTCGGAAGCGCTGCGTATGTGGCCACCGGCTCCATCCACGGATCGGCTTTGCGTGCGTGATTACGTTGTGGACGATGGCGATCGGCTTAAGTTCACCATGGACAAGGGCACCTCGGTGTTTATTCCGATCTCTGGACTGCACCACGACCCGCAGTACTTCCCGAACCCAAGCAAATTCGATCCGGAGCGCTTTAGTGAGGCGAACCGGGAAAAGATTAACCCGAGCACATATCTGCCGTTCGGTATCGGACCGCGGAATTGCATCGGATC
- the LOC128731447 gene encoding probable cytochrome P450 9f2, with product MEINLIWVFMPIVSFLAVVYWYITRNDKYFHDKPIPWLAAEFLFGSSRRLLLKKISFHEFIIDIYNKFPLVKVFGMMETMKPTFVVRDPELIKRIGVRDFEYFMNHRPIFGSSEDRHSTALFGKTLVWLNGQRWRDMREKLSPAFTSCKMRQMFDLIVECSTNMVEFYQSEIRNTKVPQEHEMKDVFTRFAADVIATCAFGIKVDSLRNPYNDFYLNGKKMMMLNRPIVLAKMIGFRVVPKLMSWLNLDLFDREQNAYFTEIMRETVRTREALGIVRPDMVNLLMQARRGGLKQQRETEDREEVKGFATVEEFVVDQSETDKSMPMTEQEMVAQCLLFFLAGFDTVSTCLAFLVFELTINREVQDRLYEEICATSVSLGGSPLTYDVMQGMRYMDMVVSEVLRMWPPASATDRLCVRDYVLNDGDRLKFTIDKGTVVFIPISGLHHDPQYFPNPSKFDPERFSEANREKINPSTYLPFGIGPRNCIGSRFALMEVKSIIYYMLQEFSFERTPNTQVPLRLAKGFSGIRSEKGVFVEFRPRK from the exons atggaaattaatttgatcTGGGTTTTCATGCCGATAGTGTCTTTTCTTGCCGTCGTTTATTGGTACATCACGAGAAACGATAAGTACTTCCACGATAAACCCATTCCGTGGTTGGCGGCGGAGTTTCTCTTTGGAAGCTCGCGGCGCTTGTTGCTGAAGAAGATATCCTTTCACGAGTTCATCATTGATATCTACAACAAGTTCCCGCTAGTGAA GGTGTTTGGTATGATGGAAACGATGAAGCCAACGTTCGTGGTGCGCGATCCGGAGTTGATCAAGCGCATCGGTGTGAGGGATTTTGAGTACTTCATGAACCATCGACCAATTTTCGGTAGCAGCGAGGATCGCCACAGCACGGCTCTGTTCGGCAAGACGCTGGTTTGGCTCAACGGGCAACGTTGGCGGGATATGCGAGAGAAACTCAGTCCGGCCTTCACTAGTTGTAAAATGCGCCAGATGTTCGACCTGATCGTCGAGTGCAGCACCAATATGGTGGAGTTTTATCAGAGCGAAATCCGTAACACCAAAGTCCCACAGGAGCATGAGATGAAGGACGTGTTTACACGGTTCGCCGCGGATGTGATTGCGACGTGCGCCTTCGGTATCAAGGTGGACTCACTACGTAACCCGTACAATGATTTCTACCTCAACGGGAAAAAGATGATGATGTTAAATCGACCGATCGTGTTGGCAAAAATGATCGGTTTTCGGGTGGTTCCGAAACTCATGAGCTGGCTAAACCTAGACCTGTTCGATCGTGAGCAGAACGCATACTTCACCGAGATCATGCGGGAGACGGTTCGAACTCGGGAGGCACTCGGTATTGTACGTCCGGATATGGTCAACTTACTGATGCAGGCTCGCAGGGGAGGTCTCAAGCAACAACGTGAAACGGAAGACCGAGAAGAGGTCAAAGGCTTCGCCACCGTCGAAGAATTCGTGGTGGATCAGAGCGAAACGGATAAGAGCATGCCGATGACGGAGCAGGAAATGGTAGCCCAGTGTCTGCTATTCTTCCTCGCAGGGTTCGACACTGTCTCAACGTGCCTGGCATTCCTCGTATTTGAGCTGACGATCAACCGCGAGGTACAGGATCGGCTCTACGAGGAGATCTGTGCGACAAGTGTGTCACTGGGTGGAAGTCCACTCACCTACGACGTGATGCAAGGTATGCGATATATGGACATGGTTGTTTCGGAAGTGTTACGCATGTGGCCACCAGCCTCAGCTACAGATCGACTGTGCGTACGTGACTACGTTTTGAACGATGGTGATCGCCTTAAGTTCACTATTGATAAAGGCACGGTAGTGTTTATCCCGATCTCTGGACTGCACCACGACCCGCAGTACTTCCCGAACCCAAGCAAATTCGATCCAGAGCGCTTTAGTGAGGCGAACCGGGAAAAGATTAACCCGAGCACATATCTGCCGTTCGGTATCGGACCGCGGAATTGCATCGGATCGCGTTTCGCCCTCATGGAAGTTAAGTCCATTATCTATTACATGCTGCAAGAGTTTTCGTTCGAGCGTACTCCAAACACTCAGGTGCCGCTTCGTCTTGCAAAGGGCTTTTCTGGAATACGCAGCGAAAAGGGCGTGTTCGTGGAGTTTCGGCCAAGAAAGTGA